GCCCGCCCGCAGCTCCGCCGGGCCCGCCGCCGTCCCGTAGCCGATGACCAGCCCGGACGCGGCCGGCGGCCCGGCGAAGTGCGGCGCGAGCGTCTCCGTCAGGACGCCCCGCGCCGCCGCCCGCCGCGCGACGTCCTCGGGATCGCCGGGGACGTCCGCCACCAGGTGCAGGCCCGCGGTGTCTCCGTGCAGCCGCAGCCCGCCCAGGGCCTCGACGACCGCCGCGCGGCGCCGCGCGTACTCGCGGCTCATCCGGCGGACGTGCCGGTCGACGTCCCCGCGTTCGAGCAGCAGCCGCAGCGCCTCCTGCGGCACCACGGGCGTCCGGTCGTTCAGCTCCGCCCGCCGCCGCGCGACCGCCGCGACCAGGTCGGGACGCCCCACGAGCCAGCCCACGCCCATGTCGACCGACAGGATCTTCGCCGTCGTCCCCAGGTACACCACGACCTCGGGGTCGAGCCCGTACAGCGCGGGCAGCGGCGCGACGTCGTAGCGGAACTCGCCGTCGTAGTCGTCCTCGGCGATCAGCGCGCCCGTCCGGCGCGCCCACGCCAGCAGCGCCCGCCGCCGCGGGACGGGCAGCACCCCGCCCATCGGGAACTGGTGCGACGGCGTCGTGTACACCAGCCGCAGATCGTCCGGCAGCGCCTCGACGATCAGCCCGTGCTCGTCCACCGGGCACGGCACCAGCTCCGCGCCCCGCCCCGCCAGCACCGCCCGCGCCCGCCGGTAGCCGGGCTCCTCGACACCGGCCCGGTCCCCCGGCCGCAGCACCGTCGCGGCGAGCAGGTCCAGCCCGTTCGTCGCGCCCCGCGTGACCAGGACGTCCTGGCAGCTCACGCCCCGGTTCCGGCGGACGTGCCCGGCCAGCGCGGCGCGCAGCCCCGGCAGCCCGTGCGGGTCCTGCCGCCACCGCGGCGTCACCCCCGACGCCAGCCGCCACGCCCGCCGCCACGCCGGGGTGTCCAGCGACCCCACCCACGGCAGGCCGGGCCGCAGGTCGATCACCCCGTCCCGGGGCGCGGGATCCGGAACGCCCACGCCGCCCGGCTCCGGCTCGGGGTCGGCCGTCACCCCCTCCGCGACATAGGTGCCGGACCCGTGCCGTCCCTCCAGCCACCCCTCCGCGTACAGCTGCTCGTACGCCTCCGTCACCACCGTCCGGCTCACCCCGAGCCGTGCCGCCAGCGCCCGAGTCGCGGGCAGCCGCTCCCCCGCCGCGAGCCGCCCGTCCCGCATCGCGGCCCGCAACTGCCCCGCGAGCTGCGCGTGCATGGACTCGTCCGTGTCCCGGTCGACGACGAGGGGCAGCAAAGTGGTCTCTCCTCATTCACTCCAAGTGGCCCTGCCGACCAGGCCACCCCCGACCTAGCGTAATCGGACATGAACCCGCTCTCCGCGACGCCCCGCACCGCCCTCGGGCGGCTCCCGGAACGCTCGTCCGCCGACCGCGCCGTCCTCTACGAGATCCTCGACGCGGCGCTGATCTGCCACCTCGGCGTCGTCATCGACGGCTCGCCGCGCGTGATCCCCACCGGCTACGGCCGGCTGGACGACACCCTCTACCTGCACGGATCCTCAGGCGCCGCGAGCCTGCGGCACGGACCGTCCAGGGACGTCTGCGTCACCGTCACCCACCTCGACGGCATCGTCGTCGCCCGTTCCCTGTTCCACCACTCGATCAACTACCGCAGCGCGATCGTGTACGGCACGCCGTCCGTCCTCACCGGCGACGAGAAGCTCACCGGGCTCCGCGCCATCACCGAGCAGCTCGCCCCCGGGCAGTGGGACACCGCCCGGCGCCCCACCCGCAAGGAGCTCGCGGCCACGACCGTCCTCGCCCTGCCCCTCGCCGAGGCGTCGGTCAAGATCCGGCGGGGCCCGCCGGGCGACGACGCCGAGGACCTCGCCCTCGACGCGTGGGCCGGCGTCGTGCCCGTCCGGCAGACGTTCGCGGCGCCGATCCCCGACCCGACCCTGCGTCCCGGCATCGAGGCCCCGCCCCACATCACGTCCCGCACGAGGTCCTGACGTCTCGATGCCCCGCTTGTCCGCGCGTAGTCGTAGGGTTAAGGCCATGAACGAGCGGCTGGTCTGGATCGATTGCGAAATGACGGGGCTCGACCTGCAGCGGGACGCCCTGATCGAGATAGCCGCGCTGGTGACCGACAGCGAGCTGAACATCCTGGACGAGGGCGTCGACGTGGTGATCAAGCCGCCGCCGGAGTCGGTCACCCAGATGACCAAGATCGTCCGCGACATGCACACGACCTCCGGTCTCCTGGACGTCCTGCCCGGCGGCGTCACGCTCGCCGAGGCGGAGAAGACCGTCCTCGACTACGTCCGCGGGCACGTCAAGGCCGCCGGCAAGGCGCCGCTGTGCGGCAACTCGATCGCCACCGACCGGTCGTTCCTCGCCCGGGACATGCCGGCCCTGGACTCCCACCTGCACTACCGCATGGTCGACGTCTCCTCGATCAAGGAGCTGGCCCGTCGCTGGTACCCGCGCGCGTACTTCGCCAGCCCGGAGAAGAAGGGCGGCCACCGCGCCCTCGCCGACATCACCGAGAGCATCCAGGAGCTGCGCTACTACCGCGCCGCCGTCTTCGTCCCCCAGCCGGGACCCGACTCCGAGACCGCCCGCGCCCTCGCCGCCGAGATCTCCGGCTGACCCACTCCCGCGGACCCGCTACACTACTTGGAGCCGGGCGCGTTCCCGGTCATGGTGGGTGTAGCTCAGCTGGCAGAGCACTTGGTTGTGGTCCAAGATGTCGGGGGTTCAAGTCCCCTCACTCACCCCAGTGCGAGAGCCCTGGTCATCGCGAAGATGACCAGGGCTTTTCCGTTTCCGGTCAGGTGCGGGCCACCTTGCGGGGGAAGACGACCGCGGTGACCCAGATGGCGATGGCCATGAGCACCACGCACCACGAGACGCCGATCCACGCGTCCGTGGTCGCGGACCGGCCGTTCAGCAGGGCGCGCGAGGTGTCGATGATCGGCGTCATCGGCTGGTGCTCGGCGACGGGCTGCAGCCAGCCGGGCATCGACTCGACCCGCGCGAAGCCGCTGGAGATGTAGGGCAGGAACAGCAGGATGAAGCCGTAGCCGCTGGCGGCCTCGGCGGAGCCGGCGAGCATCCCGAGCATCGCGAACACGGTCGTGATCATCAGGATCCACAGCGCGATGATCCCGACGGCGCCGGCGAACTGCGGGACGGACGCGTCGGTGCGGAAGCCGACGGCGAAGCCGACGAGGAGGACGACCCCGGTGGCCAGCATGTTGCGCACCATCGACGACGCGGTGTGGCCGAGCAGGACGGTCACGGACGGGAACGGCATGGTGCGCAGCCGGTTCATGAACCCGGTGGTCATGTCGTTGCTGACGACGACCGAGGTGTAGGACGCGCCGAACCCGGCGGCGGTGAGGGCGATGGCCGGCATGACGAACGACAGGTACGCCTCGCGGCCGCCGCCCCCGCCGACGTCCATGGCGCCGCCGAGCACGTAGGTGAAGATCAGCATGAGGAAGACCGGCAGCAGGATCGCCATCAGCAGCGACTCGCCGTCCCGGAAGGACTGCTTGACGCTGCGGCCGGTGAAGACGCGCAGGCCGGTGAGGAAGCCCGCCCCGGTCGCCGCGGAGGTCGCGGGCGCGGTCGTGCGGGTGGTCGTGGTCGTCATGCCGCCTTCTTTCCGGTGAGCTTCAGGAACACCTCGTCCAGGGTGGGCTTGCGGACCGTGACCTGGACGCCCGGTCGTTCGGCCGCCAGAGCGGTGAGGCGCCGGGACAGGTCGGCGGCCGAGCCGTGGGTCGGGATCTCCTCGGTGACGCGGCCGTGCTCGTCGTGCAGCTGGATGGTGGAGCCGCCCACGTGCTCCTTGAGCTGCGACGCGGTGCCGTCGGCGACGATGTGCCCGCCGTTCAGGACGAGGATCCGGTCGGCGAGCACGTCGGCCTCCTCGAGGTACTGGGTGGTGAGGAAGATCGAGGTGCCGGCCGCGGCGAGGGCGGTGATCTCGTTCCACAGCGCCTGCCGGCTGCGGGTGTCCAGGCCGGTGGTGGGCTCGTCCAGGAAGATCAGCTTCGGCTGCGCGATGAGGCTCGCGGCGATGTCGAGCTTGCGGCGCATGCCCCCGGAGTAGGTGCTCACGAGCTTGCCCGCCGCGCCCGCCAGCTCGAAGCGGTCGAGCAGGTCGGCGGCGCGGGCGGCGGCGTCGCGGCGGGTGAGCCCGAAGAGGCGTCCCATCATGAGCAGGTTCTCGGTGCCGCTGAGCCGGGGGTCCACGGCGGCGTACTGCCCGGTCAGCGAGATCAGCCGCTGGAGGTGCTTGCGGTCGCGGCGGACGTCGAGGCCGAGCACGCGGGCGGCGCCCGAGTCGGCGGACGTCAGCGTGGACAGGATGTTGACCAGCGTGGTCTTCCCGGCGCCGTTGGGGCCGAGGAGTGCGTGGATGCCCGGCGGGAGCCGCAGGTCCAGGCCCTTGAGGACCTCATGCTTCCCGAAACCCTTGGTGAGCCCGTCGAGCTCTATGAGCGCTTCTGCGTATCGCATACACTGAGTATGGCATACACCGTTTATCCCGTACACCGTTTACGTCATACACAGCTTTGACCGGGTGGGAACATCGAAAGCATGGGAGACACGACCGAGACCGGCCTGCCGCGCGCCCTCGCGATCGCCTGGGGCATGCAGGACGTCCCGCAGCGCGGCCCGTCCCGCGGGCTGACGCACGAACGGATCGTCGCCGCCGCCATCGAGATCGCCGACGCGCAGGGGCTCGGTGCCGTGACCATGCAGGCGGTGGCGAAGTCCCTCGACTTCACCACCATGTCGCTCTACCGGTACGTCTCCGGCAAGGACGACCTCCTGCGCCTCATGCAGGACGCCGCCGTGCCCGCCCCCGAGCAGGTCGACCTGCCGGACGACTGGCGCGCGGCACTGCGGACGTGGGCGGGGATGGTCCGCGACGCCTACCGCGCCCACCCGTGGGTGCTCGAGATCCCGCGCGGGCAGACCGTCGTCCTCATGCCCAACACGGTGCGCGCCGCCGACATCGGGCTGGCGGCCATGGTGGGCCTCGGACTCACCGACGAGGAGAAGATCGCCGCCATCCTGCTGATCTCCCAGCACGTCGCGGCCATGGTGGAACTGGAGCAGTCGCTCGCCGAGGAGGGCGGGGTCGCCGTGACCCCGGCGGGGCTGGAGCTGCTGCGCGGCGCCATCACGGCCGAGCGCTTCCCGCACCTCGCCCCCATCATGACGGCGGGCGGCTACGTCGTCGGCGCGGAGCCGCCGGAGGCCGAGGCCGAAGACCTGGACGCCGAGTACGACTTCGGCCTCGACATGCTCATCGCGGGCCTGGAATCCCTCGAACGCCGCCGCAAGGCGAAGTAGGCACGGCTCAAGCGAACGGGGGAAGGCCGCGCCGCCGGGCGTGGAGGATCGCGGCCAGGGTGAAGGAGTCGGTGAGGTCGCCCCGGTCCTGCAGGTCGTCCAGCTCGCGGGGGTCGAACAGGGCGAAGCCCTCGATGCCCTCGTCGGCGGCGACGCGGCCCGGCGGGTCGACGCGGGCCCAGAAGAGCTCGGCGACGCCACCCGCGATCCCGGTGTCGGCGTGCATCCGCCCCAGTGGCGTCAGGTCCCGGGCGGCGACGCCGATCTCCTCGCGCAGCTCGCGCCGCGCCGTCACGTCCGGCGGCTCGCCCGGCTCCGCGAAGCCGCGGGGGATCTCCCAGTGCCACTGCCGGGTGGAGTGGCGAAAGTGGCGGACAAGGACGACCCGGTCGTCGCACACGGGGAGGACGGCGGCCCCGCCGTCCCGCGCGGCCGGCAGCACGCGGACATGGCCGCCGATGCCGCCGCCCGGGAACTCCACCGGATCGCGCACGACGATGATGTAGGGGTCCTGGTAGCAGACGCCGTACGGGCCGCCGGTGGACGGCATGGACGACAGGATCCGCATGGGCGCGCCGTCCGGTTCGGCGAACAGCTCCGGGGCGTCCCGCCGGAGGCGTTCGTAGGCGGCGGCCGGGTCGGGATCGCTCACTCGACCCCGATCGACTGGTCGGGCCCGCTCTGGGACGGACGGAGCGGGGTGCCGTGCCGGGCGAGATGGTCGATGATCTTCTGCGCCTCGCGGGCGGGATCCTCCATTCGCATGTCCAGGATCTGCGCGGTGTTCTCGATGCGGTACGCGGCCCGGGAGTCCAGCAGCCGGCCGAGCCCCAGCCGGACGGTGACGCGCGCGGCCCGGCCGAGCGCCATGCCCGCGGCGTCGCCGATGACCTCGTACCCGACCGAGTGGTCGTTCATGTAGACGAGGTTGATCGTCATCGCGCCGATGTCGATGGCCAGCTCGGCCAGGCCCTGGAACCGCCTCCCCACCCCGTCCTGCCGGTTCGCGGCGTGGATCTCCTCGGCCTTCTCCAGCATGGCGACGTAGGCGCCGGTGACGGCCGCGGCGCCGCCCGCCTCGTCCGCGAGGTCGTCCACGGAGGTGGTGCCGAGCAGCCCCGCGAACCTGTCGCGGTAGACCTTCCACTCGCGCTCCGCCCGCACCTGGCAGATGTCCGACAGAGTCAGCCGGTCCAGGCTGGGCACCCGCTCCAGCAGCCCCTGCACGTTCTCGAAGGTCAGGTCGCGCAGCATCCGGACGACCTGGTCGGCGTCGGTCTCGGCCAGCGTCCGGCGCCCGGTCCGGGTCCGGTCCGCGAGACCTTCCTGGAGCGCCGTGCGGCGGGGCGAGTCGCCGGGGGTGATGGCGTAGACGTCGACGGCGTCGGCGAGGTTGGTGGCGTACTTCAGGTCGAGCAGTTGCTTCAGCGGCGCGACGTGCGGCAGGTTCCGGTCGTACTCGCGGGCCGCGACGTCGCCGCCCTCGCCCACGATGAACCGCTCGTAGAGCATCTGCCGGGTCACGGGGATCCCGCCGTTGGTGCGCTCGAAGGACCAGGCCGCCACGTCCCTGAGGTGGGCGCACACCGCGTCGGCCTCCTCCTCGCCCAGGCCGAGGTCGCGGCGCAGCGCGGGCGCGCGGAACTTGCCGAGGCGGGTGAGGAAGTTCTCGAAGCCGTCGCTCATCTGGACGACCAGCTCCGAGTAGGCGGAGTCGTCCCAGGCCAGTCGCAGACACGACATCGGCGTGGTCTCCGCGATCTCCCGCCACCCCTGGAAGCCGTCCGTCACCTGGAACGCCGGCGGAGCCTGCGGGACCGGGGACGTCTCGTCCATGAGGTACGGGATGATCACCCCGTCGGTGAGCAGCGTGCGGAACGCCTTCCGGTCGAGACCGTCCCGGACGAAGTCCTGGTACACGATCCGGCTGTTGTAGAGGTAGGCCCGGTTCACGACGATCTTCTCGGCGTTCAGCAGTGCCCGGAGGTATTCGCGCCGTGCCCTGCGCTGCTGCTCGTCGCCGATCGCCCGCGTGACCCGTCCTGCCCGGAGCGTCGCGGCGAGCAGCTCGTCGTCCAGCCACTGGTTGTCCAGCGACTGCGGCACGGCCGTGATCGTCTTGGCGAGGTCACCGGCGATGAGCTGCTCGAAGGAGACGTCTCCCTCGTGGTGAGTGGCCATGTGCGGCTTCCTGTCGACGCGTCGTCCGATGAATAGGATGTCGTAAACGACTGCCTCGGTCCCGTGTTCCCGGCAAGAGATTTGCGAACTTCGCCCGATCTGCCCGCGCGGGCGTCAGGCCGCCAGGCGGCGGGCGGGGGCGGCGACGGTGGCCGCCGCGAGGAACAGGACGGCCAGTGCCGCGACGATCGCCGGGTGCGGGCCGCCGGGGACGGCGCCCATGAAGTCCAGCGGCGCGAGACCGTTGAACGCCGCGTACCACAGCGGCGGGTAGACGGCCTGGAACACGCGCGGCGTCCGGCTCACCGTGCCCAGCGCCAGGGCCGCGGACGGGACGAGCAGCGCCCCCGCGAGCCACGCGGACGCCCCGGCGGCGTCGGCGTCGAGCACCATGCGGGCGAGCGGCGCCAGCCCGGTCAGGACGGTGATCGCGAACCCGGCCGTCCACTCGGCGAGCAGGCGCCGCAGCGGGGACGGGTACGCGCCGAGCAGCCCCTCGACTCCCGCCGTCCCGGGACGCGTGCCGAGCCTCGACCACAGCAGGACCGGCCACACCCAGGCCAGCGGCAGCACGACCGCGGAGACGGCATCGGACGGGACGGCGAGCGCGGCGGCCGCCAGGCCCGCGGCGACCAGCCACCACCACTTGCCCGCGTCCCGCAGGACGAGCGCGAGTTCGCCCGCGAGCAGCCTGCCGAACGTCCGGCCGGGGACGGGCGCGGTCGCGGGCAGCCCGCGGTGGACGAACGTGGGCTCGGGCTCGGGTTCGCGCGCCGCGGCGGGGCCCGGGCCCGCGGGCTTGCCGTGGCGTCCGCGGGCGGGGTCGAACCGGGCGAACCAGACGGCGGGCAGCAGCGCCGCGGCGACGGCGGCGAGCACGAGGGCCGCGCGCCCGGCGGCGAACCCGGGCGTGACCGCGAAGCCGTCCCACGGGAACGTCCGCAGCGGCTCGGCCACCTCCGTCAGGCCGAGGCTGAACGTGTAGCCGTCCTCCCACCGGCCCTGTTCGATCATCGCGGCGCGCATATCGCCGACGACGTGCCGGGTCCCGACGACGTCGAGCGGGACGCGTTCGGACAGGCCGCCGAGCGCGCCGACCAGCCACACGAAGAACCACGCGATGTTCCCGACGCCGCCGCGCAGGACCGGGATCGTCTCCGACGCCAGCGCGGCGGCGGCCGTCAGCGCGACCGCCGGGAGGGCGAGCACCGCGAACGGGACGAGCAGCGCAACGGGATCGACCCACCGGTCCTCGCCCCGCGCGACCTGCATCACCGCCGCCGTCACCGCGAGGACGCCCACCATCGAGCCGAGCACCATCGCGTTCGCGAGGAACTTCCCGGCCAGGTAGGCGGGAGTGCGCAGCGGCGTCGCGGCGACCAGCCGGCCCACGCCGGTGGCGGCGTCGCGCTCCACCGCGCCCCGGACCACGTAGAACCCGCCGAGCGTCAGCCACAGCGCGCTCGCCAGCGCCGTGACCGTCCCGACGTAGGCGCTGCCGTACTCGCCGCGGTGCTCGCCGATGTACATGATGACCAGCCGGTTCCCCGCGTCCGGGACGGCGAGGTAGCCGAGCCCGACCGCGGCGAGCAGCGTCACCGCGTAGGCGGGGCGGCGCACCCGGTCGCGGAAGTCGCCGAGCGCCGTCCCGCCCACCGTGCGGACGATCATCGGACGCCTCCCGCCGCGAAGCCCGCAGGGGCGTGCAGGAGCCCGAGGTACACGTCCTCCAGGTCGGGTTCGGCGGGCGCCGCGCCGGGGCCGGGCGGCGCGTCCGCGACGACCCGCAGGCGGACGCCGTCCGCCGTCCGCGTCATCCGGGCGACCGGGTGGCGGGCGCGGACGGCGTCGGCCTGCGCGGGCGCGGCGAGCAGGTCCCAGACGCGGCCGCGCTGCGACGCGAGCAGCTCGCCCGGCGCGCCCCGGCGCAGCAGCCGCCCGCCCGCGACGATCGCGATGTCGGAGGCCGCCGACTCGATGTCGGAGACGATGTGCGTCGACAGCATGACCACCCGGTCGGCGGCGAGGTCGGCGAGCAGTGCGCGGAACCGCGCCCGCTCCTGCGGGTCGAGCCCGGCCGTCGGCTCGTCCACGATGATCACCTTCGGGTCGGCGAGCAGGGCCTGCGCGATCCCGACGCGGCGCAGCATGCCGCCGGAGTAACCGCCGAGCGCGCGCTTCGCCGCCCCCGTGAGCCCGACCGTCTCCAGCAGCTCGTCGATGCGCGCCCGCGCCGACCGCCGCGACAGCCCCTTGGCCGCCGCCAGGTACGCCAGGAACTCGCGGGCCGTCAGGTTCGGGTAGACGCCGAAGTCCTGCGGCAGGTAGCCGAGGTTCCGGCGAAGCGGCCCCGGGTCGGCGACGGCGTCGGCGCCCTCGAACAGCACGCGTCCCGACGTGGGACGGGTGACGGTCGCGGCGATCCGCATCAGCGACGACTTCCCCGCGCCGTTCGGGCCGAGCAGCCCGAGCAGGCCCGCGCCGAGACGCAGCGTCAGCCCGTCGACGGCGCGCTTCCCACCCCGGTAGTCCTTGGTGACGTCGATGAGTTCGAGCATCGTCACTCCCCCGCCCCGCGCAGCTCCGTCGGCTCGCCGTCGCGCAGCACCCGGACGCCGCGCGGCACCTCGACACCGAACCTCGCGTCGCAGTTCGCGATGACGCTGCAGCTCGCGGCCATGTCGAGGACGCCGTCGTCCAGCCGCCACCGCACGTCCGACCAGGGACTCTTGTCGTCGAACCAGCGGGTGACCCCGACGTCCCCGCGGTCGGCCGGAACCAGGTCGGTGGGGACGTCGTTCGCCCTGACGTTCAGCGTGGTCCCGGCGAACGGGAACGTCCGGGTGACCGGGTCGGCGTTCTCGGCGCGGGCGACGCAGCCCCCGCTGAGACCCGCCGCCAGCACGACGGCCACGAACACCGAGACCGGCGTGGTCCTTCTGCGATTCATCGAAATCCTCCTGAAGTGCCGATCGAACGGCACTCCCCAAGGCTCCGATCCGCGGTGGACGCCGCACATCTCCCGTTCGGCAGATATCCGGAGGTTTCAGTCCCGCACCCGGCCGGTCGGCAGCACGCACACGACCGTCCAGCCGTCCCCGTCCGGCCCGGCCGTCAGCGTCCCGCCGTGCGCCCGGACGCGCGCGTCCAGCTCGGCCAGGCCGGTGCCGCCCGCCCGGCGCCGCACCCGCGCGAGACCCGCCGTCCCGCCGTGCCCGCCCGCGCCGCCGTCGTCGCGGACGCGCAGTTCCACGGCCGCCGGGGCGGCCGCGGCGACCGTCACCCGCACCCGCGTGGCCCGCCGCGCGTGCCGCCGGACGTTCGTCAGCGCCTCCAGCACCAGCCGGTACGCCGTCCCGTCCGCTTCCCGCGACAGCCGCCCCGGCAGCGCGGGGTCCATGGCCAGCTCCGCCCCCGGCGCCCCGCCGCCCGCGAACCGCTCGACCAGCTCGGGCAGGTCGCCCAGCCCGTACAGGCGCGTCGGCGGCAGGTCCCCGGACGGGCCGTCGTCCGGGTCGCGCAACGCCCGCAGGGTCTCGTCCATCGAGTCGAGGGCCCGCAGCGCCGCCTCCTCGATCCGCCGCTGCACCCCGCGCGACTCGTCCGTCCCGAGGTCACGCAGCTGCGCGGCCTGCGCCTCCAGGACGATCCCGGTCACCTCGTGCGCGACGAAGTCGTGCAGGTCCCGCGCGAGCGCGAGCCGCTGCGACCGCCGCGCCTCCGCGACCGCCCGCACCCGGCGCACGTCCAGTCCCCGCAGGTAGAGGCCGACGCCGACCGCGCAGGCGACCAGGAGCAGGAACAGCACCGAGCCGACGGCGAGCGCCTCCACCCGGGCGGGCATCGGCGACCGCATCGCCGCCCGCATCGACAGGCCCAGCATCGCCGCCGTCAGTCCCGCCCCGAGCAC
The nucleotide sequence above comes from Actinomadura algeriensis. Encoded proteins:
- a CDS encoding pyridoxamine 5'-phosphate oxidase family protein, which codes for MNPLSATPRTALGRLPERSSADRAVLYEILDAALICHLGVVIDGSPRVIPTGYGRLDDTLYLHGSSGAASLRHGPSRDVCVTVTHLDGIVVARSLFHHSINYRSAIVYGTPSVLTGDEKLTGLRAITEQLAPGQWDTARRPTRKELAATTVLALPLAEASVKIRRGPPGDDAEDLALDAWAGVVPVRQTFAAPIPDPTLRPGIEAPPHITSRTRS
- a CDS encoding ATP-binding cassette domain-containing protein, with product MLELIDVTKDYRGGKRAVDGLTLRLGAGLLGLLGPNGAGKSSLMRIAATVTRPTSGRVLFEGADAVADPGPLRRNLGYLPQDFGVYPNLTAREFLAYLAAAKGLSRRSARARIDELLETVGLTGAAKRALGGYSGGMLRRVGIAQALLADPKVIIVDEPTAGLDPQERARFRALLADLAADRVVMLSTHIVSDIESAASDIAIVAGGRLLRRGAPGELLASQRGRVWDLLAAPAQADAVRARHPVARMTRTADGVRLRVVADAPPGPGAAPAEPDLEDVYLGLLHAPAGFAAGGVR
- a CDS encoding ABC transporter permease, whose translation is MTTTTTRTTAPATSAATGAGFLTGLRVFTGRSVKQSFRDGESLLMAILLPVFLMLIFTYVLGGAMDVGGGGGREAYLSFVMPAIALTAAGFGASYTSVVVSNDMTTGFMNRLRTMPFPSVTVLLGHTASSMVRNMLATGVVLLVGFAVGFRTDASVPQFAGAVGIIALWILMITTVFAMLGMLAGSAEAASGYGFILLFLPYISSGFARVESMPGWLQPVAEHQPMTPIIDTSRALLNGRSATTDAWIGVSWCVVLMAIAIWVTAVVFPRKVART
- a CDS encoding ATP-binding cassette domain-containing protein; this encodes MRYAEALIELDGLTKGFGKHEVLKGLDLRLPPGIHALLGPNGAGKTTLVNILSTLTSADSGAARVLGLDVRRDRKHLQRLISLTGQYAAVDPRLSGTENLLMMGRLFGLTRRDAAARAADLLDRFELAGAAGKLVSTYSGGMRRKLDIAASLIAQPKLIFLDEPTTGLDTRSRQALWNEITALAAAGTSIFLTTQYLEEADVLADRILVLNGGHIVADGTASQLKEHVGGSTIQLHDEHGRVTEEIPTHGSAADLSRRLTALAAERPGVQVTVRKPTLDEVFLKLTGKKAA
- a CDS encoding TetR/AcrR family transcriptional regulator — protein: MGDTTETGLPRALAIAWGMQDVPQRGPSRGLTHERIVAAAIEIADAQGLGAVTMQAVAKSLDFTTMSLYRYVSGKDDLLRLMQDAAVPAPEQVDLPDDWRAALRTWAGMVRDAYRAHPWVLEIPRGQTVVLMPNTVRAADIGLAAMVGLGLTDEEKIAAILLISQHVAAMVELEQSLAEEGGVAVTPAGLELLRGAITAERFPHLAPIMTAGGYVVGAEPPEAEAEDLDAEYDFGLDMLIAGLESLERRRKAK
- a CDS encoding sensor histidine kinase translates to MRRVAERWRVPVAVPAALAVAASGFAAYPYGPVVSVPAAVAALAVLVPYRGVPAGAVTAVTVAVSLAASLLYRGPQAPIGVYCLVEVPALLVLIGRVVRREPPRGAAVLGAGLTAAMLGLSMRAAMRSPMPARVEALAVGSVLFLLLVACAVGVGLYLRGLDVRRVRAVAEARRSQRLALARDLHDFVAHEVTGIVLEAQAAQLRDLGTDESRGVQRRIEEAALRALDSMDETLRALRDPDDGPSGDLPPTRLYGLGDLPELVERFAGGGAPGAELAMDPALPGRLSREADGTAYRLVLEALTNVRRHARRATRVRVTVAAAAPAAVELRVRDDGGAGGHGGTAGLARVRRRAGGTGLAELDARVRAHGGTLTAGPDGDGWTVVCVLPTGRVRD
- a CDS encoding NUDIX hydrolase; translation: MSDPDPAAAYERLRRDAPELFAEPDGAPMRILSSMPSTGGPYGVCYQDPYIIVVRDPVEFPGGGIGGHVRVLPAARDGGAAVLPVCDDRVVLVRHFRHSTRQWHWEIPRGFAEPGEPPDVTARRELREEIGVAARDLTPLGRMHADTGIAGGVAELFWARVDPPGRVAADEGIEGFALFDPRELDDLQDRGDLTDSFTLAAILHARRRGLPPFA
- the pdxR gene encoding MocR-like pyridoxine biosynthesis transcription factor PdxR, coding for MLPLVVDRDTDESMHAQLAGQLRAAMRDGRLAAGERLPATRALAARLGVSRTVVTEAYEQLYAEGWLEGRHGSGTYVAEGVTADPEPEPGGVGVPDPAPRDGVIDLRPGLPWVGSLDTPAWRRAWRLASGVTPRWRQDPHGLPGLRAALAGHVRRNRGVSCQDVLVTRGATNGLDLLAATVLRPGDRAGVEEPGYRRARAVLAGRGAELVPCPVDEHGLIVEALPDDLRLVYTTPSHQFPMGGVLPVPRRRALLAWARRTGALIAEDDYDGEFRYDVAPLPALYGLDPEVVVYLGTTAKILSVDMGVGWLVGRPDLVAAVARRRAELNDRTPVVPQEALRLLLERGDVDRHVRRMSREYARRRAAVVEALGGLRLHGDTAGLHLVADVPGDPEDVARRAAARGVLTETLAPHFAGPPAASGLVIGYGTAAGPAELRAGCAVLRELAGRG
- the orn gene encoding oligoribonuclease, which gives rise to MNERLVWIDCEMTGLDLQRDALIEIAALVTDSELNILDEGVDVVIKPPPESVTQMTKIVRDMHTTSGLLDVLPGGVTLAEAEKTVLDYVRGHVKAAGKAPLCGNSIATDRSFLARDMPALDSHLHYRMVDVSSIKELARRWYPRAYFASPEKKGGHRALADITESIQELRYYRAAVFVPQPGPDSETARALAAEISG